One stretch of Prionailurus viverrinus isolate Anna chromosome C1, UM_Priviv_1.0, whole genome shotgun sequence DNA includes these proteins:
- the TEX44 gene encoding testis-expressed protein 44: protein MTTSPLGETRAPSIPTHGDSRPTDTSTVGSQSQDPLLADVPTANSATVSPEQQDVDQVSIEQVTSQSSSESGDKDKHEAAVGDSQEPKEATALLNHQASNAPQMPTSSQDPEWEGLVQNASMSLSPQTSQRDPLGEEETPQMSGTPDSDQELAPAMAAAKAQFPGKDTQPAVSSADSGGQEDTETTGTTTTAEGGTLEGEPEGPETLNSDTEASTTAESQGGTEEDLVGGSEYLQAEQLPPARGGSAPPSPGPREVAPGRRPLDVSLYMANEDNSYMRSMTSLLGGGEGSISSLADILVWSETTTGMATAFLASGHSSATDVLQSSGPSLRSVSSILGNTFSSGLMTGTGSALRSVTHMLETVEQRTMGGIRSAMRYLISHLSPRRAPARPDPD from the coding sequence ATGACCACCTCACCCTTGGGGGAGACCAGAGCTCCCAGCATCCCCACACATGGTGACAGCAGACCCACAGACACTTCAACAGTGGGGTCCCAAAGTCAGGACCCACTCCTTGCAGATGTCCCAACGGCTAACAGTGCCACCGTATCACCTGAACAGCAGGATGTAGATCAGGTCTCCATTGAGCAGGTCACCTCCCAGTCCTCATCAGAATCTGGGGACAAGGACAAACATGAAGCTGCCGTAGGGGACAGCCAGGAGCCAAAGGAGGCCACGGCCCTGCTTAACCACCAGGCCTCAAACGCTCCACAAATGCCCACGAGCTCCCAGGACCCAGAGTGGGAGGGACTGGTGCAAAATGCAAGCATGTCTCTGAGTCCTCAGACCTCCCAACGAGACCCCCTGGGGGAAGAAGAGACCCCACAAATGTCGGGTACCCCGGACAGTGACCAAGAATTAGCTCCAGCTATGGCAGCTGCTAAGGCACAGTTCCCCGGAAAGGACACTCAGCCCGCTGTGAGCTCTGCAGACTCGGGTGGTCAGGAGGACACTGAGACCACGGGCACCACCACCACCGCTGAAGGAGGGACTCTTGAGGGGGAACCTGAGGGTCCGGAGACCTTGAACTCTGACACTGAAGCTTCGACTACCGCTGAGTCCCAGGGAGGGACTGAGGAGGATTTGGTGGGTGGCTCAGAATATCTGCAGGCTGAGCAGCTCCCGCCCGCACGAGGAGGCAGTGCCCCCCCCTCGCCTGGCCCCCGCGAGGTGGCCCCGGGGAGGAGGCCCCTGGACGTCAGCCTTTATATGGCCAATGAGGACAACAGCTATATGCGCTCCATGACCAGCCTGCTGGGCGGAGGTGAGGGGTCCATCAGCTCCCTGGCAGATATCCTAGTGTGGTCTGAGACCACCACGGGCATGGCCACGGCCTTCCTGGCTTCTGGCCACAGCTCCGCGACAGACGTGCTGCAGAGCAGCGGGCCCAGCCTGCGCTCCGTCTCCAGCATCCTGGGGAACACCTTCTCCTCTGGGCTGATGACAGGGACTGGTTCAGCCCTGCGCTCTGTCACCCACATGCTGGAGACGGTGGAGCAGAGGACTATGGGGGGCATCCGCTCGGCCATGCGCTACCTGATCAGCCACCTCAGCCCACGCCGGGCCCCTGCCAGACCAGACCCTGACTAG